A window of the Mesorhizobium sp. genome harbors these coding sequences:
- a CDS encoding right-handed parallel beta-helix repeat-containing protein has translation MKTRLSTIVAAAASAVAVCIGLAGAASAQATRTWVSGVGDDANPCSRTAPCKTFAGAISKTAAGGEINCMDPGAFGGVAITKSITISCEDVQAGILNSGIHGIVVNAALTDVVVLRGLDIDSAPNSTGTNGIRFFAAAALHIEDCVIRDSGAAAPSGNGILFAPSSGSPEMFISNSFITGNGSATNGTGVHVEPSGSASAKVSIEDTVIANNSIGVRAVSNNTTGTVEITIAGSELTGGTFHGLVVQADTGSTRVTVKSSRIVNNANQGIRAIGANGIVRVGSSVISGNLTGLNALSGANIRSYGNNQLNGNGTDGAFTGPVALQ, from the coding sequence ATGAAGACGAGACTGTCGACGATCGTAGCGGCGGCCGCGTCGGCGGTCGCCGTGTGCATCGGATTGGCGGGCGCGGCATCCGCCCAGGCGACGAGAACCTGGGTGTCGGGCGTCGGCGACGATGCCAATCCTTGCAGCCGCACGGCACCGTGCAAGACCTTCGCCGGTGCGATCTCGAAGACAGCCGCCGGCGGCGAAATCAACTGCATGGATCCGGGCGCGTTCGGGGGCGTCGCCATCACGAAATCGATCACGATCTCCTGCGAGGACGTCCAGGCGGGGATTCTCAACAGCGGGATCCATGGGATCGTGGTCAACGCCGCCCTGACGGATGTCGTCGTGTTGCGCGGGCTGGACATCGACAGCGCGCCAAACAGCACCGGCACCAACGGAATCCGCTTCTTCGCGGCCGCCGCCCTGCACATCGAAGACTGCGTGATCCGCGACAGCGGCGCGGCCGCGCCAAGCGGGAACGGCATCCTCTTCGCGCCGTCGAGCGGCTCACCCGAAATGTTCATCAGCAATTCCTTCATCACGGGCAACGGCTCGGCCACCAACGGGACCGGCGTCCATGTCGAGCCTTCCGGTAGCGCGTCGGCGAAGGTATCGATCGAGGATACGGTGATCGCCAACAATTCGATCGGCGTGCGCGCCGTGTCGAACAATACGACCGGAACGGTGGAGATCACGATCGCCGGCAGCGAACTCACCGGCGGGACGTTCCACGGCCTCGTCGTTCAGGCCGACACTGGCTCCACCAGGGTCACGGTGAAATCGTCCCGTATCGTGAACAATGCGAACCAGGGCATACGTGCGATCGGCGCGAATGGAATCGTGCGCGTCGGTTCGTCGGTCATTTCGGGAAACCTTACGGGGCTCAACGCTTTGAGCGGCGCCAATATCCGTTCCTATGGCAACAACCAGCTTAACGGCAACGGTACCGACGGGGCCTTCACGGGACCTGTCGCCCTTCAGTAG
- a CDS encoding right-handed parallel beta-helix repeat-containing protein → MRVTAILTAAAITAVALIGFASGASAQATRTWVSGVGDDANPCSRTAPCKTFAGAISKTAAGGEINCIDPGGFGAVTITKSMTIACEDVEAGILNAGTNGVIVNAAATDIVVLRGLDFDSGPGSPGLNGVRFLAGAALHIEDCVIRDNGAATPNGNGVLFTPSNGTSELFISNSQITGNGTATTGTGVHVAPTGAANAKVSIDNTVIANNSIGVRGVSNGTTGTVDISIANSELSGGTFHGVVLQGDTGTTKVMVNSTRIVNNANQGIRAIGANSTVRVGSSVISGNLTGLNAVSGASILSYLNNQLNGNGTDGAFTGAVALQ, encoded by the coding sequence ATGAGAGTGACAGCGATACTGACGGCGGCGGCGATCACAGCCGTCGCATTGATTGGATTTGCCAGCGGCGCATCGGCTCAGGCGACCCGCACCTGGGTGTCCGGCGTCGGCGACGACGCCAACCCCTGCAGCCGCACGGCACCGTGCAAGACATTCGCGGGAGCGATCTCCAAGACGGCGGCCGGAGGCGAGATCAACTGCATCGATCCGGGCGGCTTCGGAGCCGTTACGATCACCAAGTCGATGACGATCGCCTGCGAAGACGTCGAAGCTGGAATTCTGAATGCGGGCACAAACGGCGTGATCGTGAATGCCGCGGCGACGGACATTGTCGTTTTGCGCGGCCTTGATTTCGACAGCGGGCCGGGGTCACCCGGGTTGAACGGTGTTCGCTTCCTGGCGGGCGCTGCGCTTCACATCGAAGACTGCGTGATCCGCGACAACGGTGCGGCCACGCCGAACGGCAACGGCGTTCTGTTCACCCCGTCGAACGGCACGTCCGAGCTGTTCATCAGCAATTCGCAGATCACGGGCAACGGCACGGCAACCACAGGGACGGGTGTCCATGTCGCACCGACCGGCGCTGCGAACGCGAAAGTGTCGATCGACAATACCGTGATCGCGAATAACTCGATCGGCGTACGCGGGGTGTCGAACGGCACGACCGGGACGGTCGACATCAGCATCGCCAACAGCGAACTGAGCGGCGGCACCTTCCATGGGGTCGTCCTGCAGGGCGACACCGGGACGACCAAAGTCATGGTCAACTCGACCCGTATCGTCAACAACGCCAATCAGGGGATAAGGGCGATCGGGGCGAATTCAACCGTGCGCGTCGGCTCATCGGTCATTTCGGGTAATCTGACAGGTCTCAATGCTGTGAGCGGTGCAAGCATCCTGTCCTATCTGAACAACCAGCTCAACGGCAACGGTACCGACGGCGCCTTCACCGGCGCGGTTGCGCTGCAGTAG
- a CDS encoding RNA methyltransferase — protein sequence MTDDLSRPREMPPAIILVEPQLGENIGMVARAMANFGLTELRLVKPRDGWPNESARATASRADHVIDAATVFGSLQEAVADLAYVGATTARPRDNFKPVVGPVEAGRGLRARSRSGLKTGLLFGRERFGLFNEEIGLADEIVTFPVNAEFSSLNIAQAVLLMSYEWMKSGLERETDTAFAGPDLTPADKRHIHGFLDHLEQALEARGYFRPAEKKPKMLDNVRAVFTRPGFTEPEVKVLRGVLASLDYFSPKEPRGSGYPERKRQADLAGRIPEDGNGDD from the coding sequence ATGACAGACGACCTCTCCCGCCCGCGCGAGATGCCCCCGGCAATCATCCTCGTCGAGCCGCAACTCGGCGAGAACATCGGCATGGTGGCGCGCGCCATGGCCAATTTCGGCCTGACCGAATTGCGCCTGGTGAAGCCGCGCGACGGCTGGCCGAACGAGAGCGCGCGCGCCACCGCAAGCCGCGCCGACCATGTGATCGATGCCGCGACTGTGTTCGGGTCGCTTCAGGAGGCGGTCGCCGATCTCGCTTATGTCGGCGCGACGACGGCGCGGCCCCGCGACAATTTCAAACCGGTGGTCGGCCCGGTCGAGGCGGGCAGGGGGCTCAGGGCACGCAGCCGGTCCGGCCTGAAGACCGGCCTCTTGTTCGGACGCGAGCGGTTCGGACTGTTCAACGAGGAGATCGGCCTCGCGGACGAGATCGTCACCTTTCCGGTCAATGCCGAGTTTTCCTCGCTCAACATCGCCCAGGCGGTGCTGCTGATGTCCTATGAATGGATGAAATCGGGACTCGAACGCGAGACCGACACGGCTTTCGCTGGCCCCGATCTGACACCCGCGGACAAACGTCACATCCATGGGTTCCTTGACCATCTCGAACAGGCGCTCGAGGCGCGCGGCTATTTCCGGCCGGCGGAAAAGAAGCCGAAAATGCTCGACAATGTGCGGGCGGTGTTCACGCGGCCGGGCTTCACGGAGCCCGAGGTGAAAGTCCTGCGCGGCGTGCTCGCGTCGCTCGACTATTTTTCGCCGAAGGAGCCGCGCGGCAGCGGCTATCCCGAGCGCAAGAGGCAGGCCGACCTGGCTGGCCGGATCCCCGAGGACGGCAATGGAGACGACTGA